From a single Candidatus Thorarchaeota archaeon genomic region:
- a CDS encoding ABC transporter ATP-binding protein, with protein sequence MVEIRLENLRKTFGEIVATDQVNMTLHEGELSTLLGPSGCGKTTLLRLIAGFYQPDSGRIYFDDRDVTNLPPHKRNTGMCFQNYALWPHMTVYENVAYGLRLKRINGMKYTKDAIARRVNEALELVRLGGLGERHIHQLSGGQQQRVALARALVIEPDVLLLDEPLSNLDAKLRVEMREEIIRIQKELSITTVYVTHDQQEALSISDKVAVIDHGYVQQFGTPREIYQNPQTIFVADFIGRCTFINGVVKSVDDYIQVQIPNDQMIAGKATIDGYPFETGETVKCAMRPESLHLERTDPRDNEIAGTVTRTIYVGSATEVYFEVGGIHAQALLGPTAPVKAGDPITLYAPRPEVMVLPTGGVEALRKVPGHPLFTAPSPSTASSNV encoded by the coding sequence ATGGTAGAGATTAGACTTGAAAATCTACGAAAGACTTTCGGAGAAATCGTTGCCACGGATCAGGTGAACATGACCCTTCATGAGGGCGAGCTCTCCACGCTCCTTGGTCCCTCGGGCTGTGGGAAGACAACACTTCTGCGACTCATTGCGGGATTCTATCAACCCGACTCGGGTAGGATCTACTTTGATGATCGGGACGTGACCAATCTTCCACCACATAAACGAAATACGGGAATGTGTTTTCAGAACTATGCTCTCTGGCCTCATATGACCGTGTACGAGAATGTGGCCTATGGTCTTCGTCTCAAGCGTATCAATGGGATGAAATATACCAAGGATGCAATTGCTCGTCGTGTTAATGAGGCATTGGAACTTGTCCGTTTGGGTGGACTCGGTGAGCGCCATATTCATCAGCTCTCTGGTGGACAGCAGCAGCGTGTTGCTCTTGCGCGTGCTCTGGTTATAGAGCCTGATGTCTTGCTCCTCGATGAGCCACTCTCAAATCTTGATGCCAAGCTTCGTGTGGAGATGCGTGAGGAGATTATTCGAATTCAGAAAGAACTCTCAATCACAACCGTCTATGTGACTCATGACCAACAAGAGGCTCTAAGTATCTCTGATAAAGTGGCGGTCATAGATCATGGTTATGTCCAACAATTCGGAACTCCACGTGAGATCTATCAGAATCCTCAGACAATATTTGTCGCCGACTTTATTGGCCGATGTACGTTCATTAACGGTGTTGTAAAATCTGTTGATGACTATATTCAGGTGCAAATCCCGAATGACCAGATGATCGCCGGAAAGGCTACGATAGATGGTTATCCCTTTGAAACTGGTGAGACCGTAAAGTGTGCAATGCGACCAGAGTCGCTTCATCTTGAGCGTACAGATCCACGCGATAATGAGATTGCAGGCACTGTGACCCGGACAATTTATGTTGGTAGTGCTACCGAGGTCTACTTCGAGGTTGGAGGTATTCACGCACAAGCTCTACTTGGGCCCACAGCCCCTGTAAAGGCTGGTGATCCCATAACCCTGTATGCTCCACGGCCAGAGGTCATGGTCCTACCAACTGGTGGTGTTGAAGCACTGCGGAAGGTTCCAGGGCATCCGTTGTTCACGGCGCCCTCCCCCTCTACAGCTTCTTCGAATGTCTAA
- the tgtA gene encoding tRNA guanosine(15) transglycosylase TgtA, whose protein sequence is MNNFEIRAKDGLSRIGMFKTRHGTVTTPLLMPVVHPGKSEIRPRELVEEFQFQMVITNSYIINRQKRFRSVAESEGIHTLLDFEGPIMTDSGTFQMYFHDLPEGEIDPLEIVRFQRDIGSDIGTILDVFSSPDAGREQVERDVEVSLERAKISVAEKGEMYLAGTVQGGIYPDLREHSSQILADLDFDVHPIGGVVPMMEQYRYADVVRAALAAKRYLPPDRPVHLFGCGHPMFLALAAALGSDFFDSASYAKFAEDDRMMLTTGTVHLHQLRELPCDCPVCSSTTADDLKQMKAAERHRALMRHNLYVTAAEMRRVRQAILDGKLLDLVAERARAHPSLYEAFHTLLDNVGLLEQAHPVGGNASIFYTGPETVRTVPFYRFHMRMIKSYPYKKTRSLVLIPHIADRPFAETTPTIVDAIRKTSSERALLAFVTPFGIVPWELEHIHPVQQTIFPQRIDADTMAIVEQRVEEFIHELKVKEVFWFNRTTPTNRLSEIVKKSLPVQILDSASAIIEEIATEDKHVELWTKRKLRAVMAFQWNVDSSLLPENIRIEVSKGTGKIRYVKRGEEVLFTMVPTTGLLAPTVAGGLLLERMRLPTRYQVKMHSDAVEFIIAGKSALAKFVIEADSELRAGEEVIVQDPDGNLIAVGRAVLNGQEMLRFQRGVAVNIRHSKKL, encoded by the coding sequence ATGAATAATTTCGAGATACGAGCGAAAGATGGACTCAGCCGCATTGGGATGTTCAAGACAAGACATGGTACTGTGACAACACCATTGCTCATGCCAGTGGTACATCCGGGCAAGTCGGAGATTCGCCCCAGGGAGCTGGTCGAGGAGTTCCAGTTTCAGATGGTCATAACAAACTCGTACATTATCAACCGACAGAAACGATTTCGAAGTGTTGCCGAATCGGAGGGAATTCATACCCTCCTTGATTTTGAAGGCCCCATAATGACCGACTCAGGAACGTTCCAGATGTACTTTCACGACTTACCAGAGGGAGAGATCGACCCCCTTGAGATCGTTCGGTTTCAGAGAGACATTGGATCGGATATCGGAACCATCCTCGATGTGTTCTCATCACCCGATGCTGGACGCGAACAAGTCGAGAGAGATGTGGAGGTTTCATTAGAGCGGGCAAAGATCTCAGTAGCCGAAAAAGGAGAGATGTACCTAGCAGGTACTGTGCAGGGAGGCATCTATCCGGACCTGAGAGAACATTCGTCACAGATTCTCGCCGATCTTGACTTTGACGTTCATCCAATAGGTGGTGTCGTGCCCATGATGGAACAGTACCGCTATGCGGATGTCGTCAGGGCGGCTCTTGCAGCAAAGAGGTATCTTCCACCGGATCGACCAGTCCATCTCTTTGGTTGCGGACATCCGATGTTTCTCGCACTCGCAGCCGCATTGGGTTCCGACTTCTTTGACTCTGCATCGTACGCAAAATTCGCAGAAGATGATAGAATGATGCTGACCACAGGGACAGTACATCTGCATCAGTTGCGGGAGTTGCCATGTGATTGCCCTGTATGCAGTAGTACAACAGCAGACGATCTCAAGCAGATGAAGGCCGCAGAACGCCATAGAGCATTGATGAGGCATAATCTCTATGTGACTGCCGCTGAGATGCGCCGGGTCAGACAGGCGATACTTGATGGCAAGCTCTTGGATCTTGTGGCTGAACGAGCACGAGCCCATCCCAGTCTGTATGAGGCATTTCACACTCTGCTCGACAATGTAGGGTTGCTCGAACAGGCACATCCGGTAGGAGGCAACGCATCGATATTCTATACAGGCCCTGAAACCGTACGCACCGTCCCGTTCTACAGATTTCACATGCGCATGATCAAATCATACCCATACAAAAAGACGAGATCTCTGGTATTAATCCCTCACATAGCAGACAGACCTTTCGCAGAAACCACACCGACCATTGTTGATGCAATCCGAAAAACTTCCTCGGAAAGAGCATTGCTTGCCTTTGTGACCCCATTTGGGATTGTCCCGTGGGAGCTAGAACACATCCACCCGGTCCAGCAGACGATCTTCCCTCAACGAATTGATGCGGATACGATGGCGATTGTAGAACAGAGAGTCGAAGAGTTCATTCACGAGTTGAAGGTAAAGGAAGTCTTCTGGTTCAATCGAACCACACCGACCAATCGGCTCTCCGAGATCGTAAAAAAATCACTTCCAGTCCAGATCTTGGACAGCGCATCAGCCATCATTGAAGAAATTGCCACTGAAGACAAACATGTGGAACTATGGACAAAAAGAAAACTGAGAGCTGTAATGGCATTCCAATGGAATGTCGATTCATCACTTCTTCCTGAGAACATACGTATTGAGGTCTCGAAAGGGACTGGGAAGATTCGCTATGTCAAACGGGGAGAAGAAGTGCTATTCACGATGGTCCCCACTACAGGACTCCTTGCACCCACTGTTGCAGGAGGACTGTTACTTGAGAGAATGAGGCTCCCTACCAGATATCAAGTAAAGATGCACTCCGATGCCGTCGAGTTCATCATAGCGGGCAAGTCTGCACTTGCTAAGTTTGTGATCGAGGCGGATTCAGAATTACGTGCAGGGGAAGAGGTCATTGTGCAGGATCCGGACGGAAACCTCATTGCAGTAGGTCGCGCTGTCTTGAATGGGCAAGAGATGCTGAGATTCCAGAGGGGCGTTGCAGTCAATATTAGACATTCGAAGAAGCTGTAG
- the hflX gene encoding GTPase HflX: MTSQTALLVQLRRSFDPNLLDEFTALAESAGYTVLDTFDIIGYPSTRYAISSGKVEEIKTWLEINEPDVVLFSPFLKSSQMYRLMETWDVEVRDRTQIILEIFDRQARTLQAKLQIDEARLQYELPFIRHQLRMRLQKEHTGARPVGEQIGAGEDLLNLRVMEIRRRIANIRAKLEKISQAQELKRKRRSAEGFLEVALAGYTNAGKSTLHRALTGSTVEVADQLFTTLSTKAATMTALDRRVILNDSVGFISDLPSSLLKAFNTTLMEIGGADVIVVVIDGSDSLDEILRKTNTCLDTFREIGVNGIPMIAALNKIDRIDNSELPARIDAVSELVGEVVPISAKTGENLDALLDAVEMHLPQLSRYSLSLPYGDESMSLLSWIHDNGLVYSEKYEEDTIKIEADLPEDAAQRLFKTLPVGSLHRLE, encoded by the coding sequence ATGACTTCTCAGACTGCACTACTCGTACAACTTCGCCGATCATTCGACCCCAATCTGTTGGATGAGTTCACGGCCCTAGCAGAGAGTGCAGGATATACAGTACTTGATACCTTTGACATCATCGGATATCCCTCTACAAGGTACGCGATCTCCTCCGGGAAGGTTGAAGAAATCAAGACGTGGCTTGAGATTAACGAGCCAGATGTTGTGTTGTTCTCACCTTTTCTCAAGTCCAGTCAGATGTATCGCCTCATGGAGACCTGGGATGTCGAGGTACGTGACCGTACACAGATCATTCTAGAGATCTTTGATCGACAGGCTCGAACGCTCCAAGCAAAGCTCCAGATTGATGAGGCGCGCCTTCAGTATGAACTTCCATTCATCAGGCATCAGTTACGAATGCGTCTTCAAAAAGAACATACTGGCGCCCGTCCCGTCGGTGAGCAGATCGGAGCCGGAGAGGATCTACTCAACCTTCGTGTCATGGAGATCAGGCGCAGGATTGCTAATATTCGTGCCAAACTAGAGAAGATATCCCAAGCTCAGGAACTCAAGAGAAAGCGACGTTCCGCTGAGGGATTTCTGGAAGTGGCCCTTGCAGGTTATACCAATGCTGGTAAGAGTACACTCCATCGTGCTCTGACCGGTTCCACAGTAGAGGTGGCGGACCAACTGTTCACCACACTGAGCACTAAGGCTGCGACAATGACCGCATTAGATCGGCGTGTGATCCTCAACGACTCGGTCGGATTCATCAGCGACCTTCCCTCGTCACTTCTCAAAGCGTTCAATACCACCCTCATGGAGATTGGTGGAGCCGATGTCATCGTCGTTGTTATCGATGGGTCTGATTCACTTGATGAGATCCTTCGCAAGACCAATACCTGTCTTGATACATTCCGCGAGATCGGGGTCAATGGGATTCCGATGATTGCCGCATTGAACAAAATCGATCGCATTGACAATTCAGAGCTGCCCGCTCGCATTGATGCGGTCTCGGAACTTGTAGGCGAGGTTGTTCCGATCTCCGCTAAGACCGGGGAGAACTTGGACGCACTGCTTGATGCTGTTGAGATGCATCTTCCTCAACTCTCGCGATATTCTCTTAGTCTCCCCTATGGTGACGAGAGCATGTCGCTTCTCTCGTGGATTCATGATAACGGTCTTGTGTATTCGGAAAAATACGAGGAAGACACTATCAAGATAGAGGCTGATCTACCAGAGGATGCTGCTCAACGTCTTTTCAAGACGCTCCCTGTTGGTTCTCTTCATCGACTCGAGTGA
- a CDS encoding methylenetetrahydrofolate reductase C-terminal domain-containing protein codes for MIAMELKPVEEILQMLEGYQKIVLFGDSGCAQMCDVGGYLQLEDMDDLLTSHGKTVLGYVFVEGGMCDGHALRRTIADKMDMLEDADVFLIQACGVGAQMVTEMIPSKEAFPATNSEFLGSTPERFHHYERCSMCGDCVLHLTGGICPITRCAKGLLNGPCGGSMNGKCAVNPDQDCAWQLIYDRLKALGKLSNIRKMWGLRDWSLTHRPRKIEHVETMV; via the coding sequence ATGATTGCGATGGAACTGAAACCCGTAGAAGAGATCCTTCAGATGTTAGAAGGTTACCAGAAGATAGTTCTCTTTGGTGATAGTGGCTGTGCCCAGATGTGTGATGTGGGCGGCTATCTTCAACTCGAAGACATGGATGATCTTTTGACCTCACATGGGAAGACAGTCCTTGGTTACGTCTTTGTGGAGGGTGGAATGTGTGACGGTCACGCACTACGCCGCACAATCGCTGACAAAATGGATATGCTTGAAGATGCTGATGTGTTCCTTATTCAAGCCTGTGGAGTTGGAGCGCAAATGGTCACAGAGATGATCCCGTCAAAGGAGGCCTTTCCAGCCACGAATTCGGAGTTTTTAGGATCCACTCCTGAACGGTTCCACCATTATGAGCGATGCTCCATGTGCGGGGACTGTGTGCTTCATCTCACAGGAGGTATATGTCCGATCACGCGATGTGCAAAGGGGTTGCTGAACGGACCGTGTGGTGGTTCCATGAACGGAAAGTGTGCAGTCAATCCCGACCAAGACTGCGCCTGGCAATTGATCTATGACCGTCTGAAAGCACTCGGAAAGTTATCCAATATTCGTAAGATGTGGGGTCTGCGCGATTGGAGTCTGACTCATCGACCTCGGAAGATTGAGCATGTAGAAACTATGGTCTGA
- a CDS encoding tetrahydromethanopterin S-methyltransferase subunit A, with protein sequence MSESDGRKWPPAPGDYEIGNPSDSVAICTLGKKFDVPTEYAIIGTCKTENIGIERVLINVISNPHIRYFILAGPEIPGHRTGTSLRSLHKNGVDPSTRKIIEAEGAIPYIENIPIEAVERFRSQVELIDMMNVSDPTRIAEIASQLHEKDVEPFFEDPFWIEFTHDTRSSGPRISSGDIFVLPEYGLALDPATSELGGGATSAVVSLPPNHVIIEILSDESGTILLGKEVQ encoded by the coding sequence TTGAGTGAATCTGATGGTCGTAAGTGGCCTCCCGCTCCCGGTGACTACGAGATTGGAAACCCCTCTGATTCAGTCGCCATATGCACCTTGGGGAAAAAGTTTGACGTGCCTACTGAATACGCAATTATAGGCACATGCAAGACCGAGAATATTGGAATTGAACGTGTGCTTATCAATGTCATATCCAATCCACACATTCGCTATTTCATTCTGGCTGGCCCTGAGATTCCCGGTCATAGAACTGGGACTTCTCTTCGAAGTCTTCACAAGAATGGGGTTGATCCATCTACACGGAAGATCATCGAGGCTGAGGGGGCTATTCCATATATTGAAAATATTCCAATAGAGGCGGTTGAACGTTTCAGGTCACAGGTTGAGCTTATCGACATGATGAACGTATCCGATCCCACACGGATTGCAGAGATCGCTTCGCAGCTTCATGAGAAAGATGTTGAGCCGTTCTTTGAAGACCCCTTCTGGATCGAGTTCACCCATGATACGCGGAGTTCCGGCCCACGAATATCAAGTGGGGATATCTTTGTTCTCCCGGAATATGGTCTTGCGCTAGACCCTGCTACTTCAGAACTTGGAGGAGGCGCAACTTCGGCAGTGGTCTCTCTGCCTCCGAATCATGTGATTATTGAGATCTTGTCCGATGAGTCTGGGACTATTTTGCTTGGAAAGGAGGTACAATGA
- the mtrH gene encoding tetrahydromethanopterin S-methyltransferase subunit H, translating to MMFAFEKEQVVYTIGDVRIGGSPGENPTVLAGSIFYEGDKIVEDAVHGVFDRKTAESLINRQDELAEITGNPTIVQVVASSSEALLKYLEFVADVTDAPIIIDSTTAEVRVAGLRYSEEIGLLDNVIYNSLNISATADELEALSEVTPDSAIVLAFNPQDTSIAGRRKVLDEGGLDLERGLLPIVEDLGISKPLLDTATTAIGSGAGSSIGFIFVAKATYGLPTGSGVHNAPVSWPWLREYKKQDKAAYKTCDVSSSLLVLMMGADYVLYGPIKNADLVFPVVAMGNVFMGEFANTELGIEPSENHPFSRLV from the coding sequence ATGATGTTTGCGTTTGAGAAAGAACAGGTCGTCTATACTATTGGTGATGTCCGAATTGGGGGATCTCCTGGAGAGAACCCGACAGTCCTTGCGGGGTCGATATTCTACGAAGGCGATAAGATCGTTGAAGATGCCGTTCATGGAGTCTTTGATCGTAAGACCGCGGAGAGCCTCATAAATAGACAGGACGAGCTAGCTGAGATCACTGGTAATCCTACGATTGTTCAGGTGGTCGCCTCAAGTTCTGAGGCGCTTCTCAAGTATCTCGAATTTGTCGCTGATGTCACCGATGCGCCGATCATCATTGATTCCACAACAGCCGAGGTGCGGGTTGCAGGTCTCAGATATTCTGAGGAGATTGGCCTATTAGACAATGTGATCTATAACTCGTTAAACATCTCAGCCACTGCTGATGAACTGGAGGCATTATCAGAAGTGACCCCGGACTCGGCTATTGTCTTGGCATTCAATCCACAGGACACATCAATTGCTGGCAGGCGAAAGGTGCTTGATGAGGGTGGGCTCGATCTTGAACGTGGTCTGTTACCTATTGTCGAAGACCTAGGTATCTCCAAGCCACTTCTTGATACAGCAACCACTGCCATTGGCTCGGGCGCAGGATCGTCTATTGGTTTCATCTTTGTTGCAAAGGCTACCTATGGGCTTCCTACTGGGTCTGGTGTTCATAATGCTCCGGTCTCATGGCCTTGGCTTCGCGAGTATAAGAAACAAGACAAGGCTGCGTACAAGACCTGTGATGTTTCCTCCAGTCTTCTTGTTCTCATGATGGGTGCAGACTATGTTCTCTATGGACCAATCAAGAATGCGGACTTGGTCTTTCCAGTAGTCGCTATGGGCAATGTATTCATGGGGGAATTTGCAAATACTGAATTAGGGATCGAGCCCTCTGAGAACCACCCCTTCAGCCGGCTAGTGTAG
- a CDS encoding methanogenesis marker 14 protein codes for MTFRIVRPKSMSISSLRRGPFYTVASVELGNTTTKCIIVSTNLKTGEMFEIAKEVRLTKTVRPPRDDESVFGSTLVGIDLTRESVAELVRDVLLAAVGKVHLDINEDIHFVVRSTGVTAGFAHPEDVGEMVKALAEGCLAAGIPPRKMTASISPANLPPGIRQYTWLKKVYFDGAVAGSLPPSNTEIVANEMEGELVTAGLKGAAKSTTIDFRNPVMTLDFGTTLAGRITDNGSPYAKTVGSFAGLGGAIPDAIIRGTDLVDAKMGSVIEVKLPKRYRLLDIADHWLDVLDKIIRVAHVPDGVSRYGTVPVNTRAAAESGVALIGVDAGTNGSGLEQLRRLGQEIYETEGLPMLISVIDHVQSNIVQRLVAIAESEGLIFPETSLGLTGRAITSGAKPRIIANALHLDNGELWTASHDLLFAEDGLAMGAGVAARCMNSLGTPRNPMGGRRGEGCVMASRMKLQRRDQQSDEH; via the coding sequence GTGACCTTCCGTATCGTGAGACCCAAGAGCATGAGTATCTCCTCTCTTCGTCGGGGGCCGTTCTATACGGTTGCCTCTGTCGAATTGGGGAATACGACGACCAAATGCATCATAGTTTCGACCAATCTTAAGACAGGTGAGATGTTTGAGATTGCCAAAGAGGTGCGTCTGACCAAGACCGTTCGTCCTCCGCGGGATGATGAGTCTGTCTTTGGTAGCACTCTCGTGGGGATCGACTTGACCCGCGAATCGGTGGCTGAGCTGGTGCGTGATGTTCTTCTTGCTGCTGTCGGGAAGGTCCATCTAGACATAAACGAGGACATCCATTTTGTTGTGCGATCTACAGGTGTGACGGCAGGCTTCGCACACCCTGAGGATGTGGGTGAGATGGTGAAAGCCTTGGCCGAGGGCTGCCTTGCTGCAGGAATCCCACCTCGAAAGATGACGGCCTCGATCTCTCCTGCAAATCTTCCTCCGGGCATTCGTCAATACACATGGCTAAAGAAGGTCTACTTTGATGGTGCCGTTGCAGGATCTCTTCCGCCCTCAAACACTGAGATAGTGGCCAATGAGATGGAGGGCGAGCTTGTCACAGCCGGTCTAAAGGGTGCTGCAAAGTCTACAACAATTGACTTTCGGAATCCTGTGATGACGCTTGATTTTGGAACGACTCTTGCAGGACGTATCACTGACAATGGAAGTCCCTATGCTAAGACCGTCGGTTCTTTTGCCGGTCTGGGCGGAGCGATCCCCGATGCTATTATTCGTGGGACCGATCTTGTAGATGCCAAGATGGGCAGTGTGATCGAGGTCAAACTCCCAAAACGCTATCGCCTATTGGATATTGCAGATCATTGGTTAGACGTACTCGACAAGATAATTCGAGTGGCCCACGTTCCGGATGGGGTCTCCCGTTATGGTACAGTCCCAGTCAATACACGCGCCGCCGCGGAATCCGGTGTCGCCTTGATCGGTGTGGATGCTGGAACGAACGGTTCAGGACTTGAACAACTACGACGCCTTGGTCAGGAGATATACGAGACCGAAGGTCTCCCTATGCTTATCTCAGTGATTGACCATGTCCAATCCAATATTGTTCAGCGTCTTGTGGCGATTGCGGAGTCTGAGGGCCTGATCTTTCCAGAGACCTCTCTCGGTCTCACCGGGCGTGCAATAACTTCAGGCGCAAAACCGCGAATCATTGCGAATGCGCTCCATCTCGACAATGGAGAATTATGGACGGCCTCTCACGATCTTCTCTTTGCAGAGGATGGGCTTGCTATGGGTGCTGGCGTGGCAGCAAGGTGTATGAACTCTCTAGGCACCCCCCGGAATCCGATGGGTGGCAGGCGTGGGGAGGGTTGTGTCATGGCATCACGGATGAAACTGCAACGAAGAGATCAACAATCCGATGAGCATTGA
- the cofE gene encoding coenzyme F420-0:L-glutamate ligase, with translation MLVIPIKTRIIQPDDDFIDVLLEGLSKTGYEIEDGDILGVAETPLGTTEGQIVRLEDVEVSPKARELAEKYDIVPEVAELVVREADEILGGVSHIMLTIKDNTLMANAGVDKSNVPPGYASLLPKDSRASAERLRQEIYSRLGKKIGVIVIDSRTQPLRLGTIGMALGVAGFRPVVDERGHKDLFGNVLRVTRRAVADNLASACTAVMGESSESIPAALIKDPPAEMVDASFSSSEMWISPDECLYMAIFDQWRPHKK, from the coding sequence ATGCTTGTCATTCCGATCAAGACCCGAATCATTCAACCAGATGACGATTTTATCGATGTTCTTCTTGAAGGTCTATCGAAGACCGGATACGAGATCGAAGATGGTGATATCCTTGGTGTTGCCGAGACCCCTCTTGGAACCACTGAGGGTCAGATCGTCCGACTTGAGGACGTTGAGGTTTCCCCCAAGGCCCGAGAACTTGCAGAGAAATACGATATTGTTCCAGAAGTGGCCGAGCTGGTCGTTCGAGAGGCCGATGAGATCCTTGGTGGGGTCTCTCATATCATGCTCACCATCAAAGACAATACCCTGATGGCTAATGCAGGTGTTGACAAGTCTAACGTGCCACCCGGTTATGCCTCTCTTCTCCCCAAAGACTCACGAGCAAGTGCCGAGCGTCTACGTCAAGAGATATACTCTCGTCTTGGTAAAAAGATCGGTGTGATTGTCATCGACAGTCGCACGCAACCCTTACGACTGGGGACCATTGGAATGGCGCTGGGGGTCGCAGGTTTCAGACCAGTTGTAGATGAACGAGGGCATAAGGACCTCTTCGGGAATGTATTGCGTGTGACACGTCGTGCAGTTGCTGATAATCTGGCATCTGCGTGTACGGCTGTCATGGGGGAGTCAAGCGAGTCAATACCCGCAGCCCTCATCAAAGATCCTCCCGCAGAAATGGTGGATGCGTCCTTCTCCTCATCTGAGATGTGGATCAGTCCTGATGAATGTCTATATATGGCGATCTTTGACCAGTGGCGCCCGCACAAGAAATAG
- the larC gene encoding nickel pincer cofactor biosynthesis protein LarC encodes MNEKTVLLDVMTAGASGDMFLSALIDLLDDDNALVPVAASLLIYDPTIRVHVDKVEDGRTIKITHDQGLRLSPESLREIITGVSEELELSKQSTTFALKALQEIMEAESRAHDMPVEKLHLHETGSVDTVLDIVGTAYLLEKAGLMSKTRFLSTPVAVGSGTIQIEHGEMEVPVPAVAELLVSHEVPFITGDAKTEVLTPTGAAILVSLVNEFVDSTDGFDVIRSGVGYGSRDLGEVPNRMRILVGTPQTIPPVFTAETPTESTPIKTQTPHTQAAQPHSHPPSEAIVMQQGWDTDNVIVIEANVDDVDGEAIGTIFDALLKEGNAYDVVMIPAYGKKNRPCYVVKVITTEENLTKVAEIMVRHLGTLGVRYTNWSRLKASREVIVCRLEVDDKEYMVRVKISRGPNGEIINIKPEADDLVKVSAETGIPVREIKPRIALQAYAVTE; translated from the coding sequence ATGAATGAGAAAACGGTTCTCCTCGACGTGATGACCGCTGGCGCCTCAGGTGATATGTTTCTCTCGGCTCTCATTGATCTACTCGATGATGATAATGCCTTGGTCCCTGTTGCAGCAAGCCTGCTCATCTACGATCCTACTATCCGCGTGCATGTCGATAAAGTCGAGGATGGCCGGACAATAAAGATCACTCATGATCAAGGGCTCAGGCTCTCTCCCGAATCTCTCAGAGAGATCATTACTGGAGTCTCTGAAGAGCTGGAACTCTCTAAGCAATCTACCACTTTTGCACTGAAGGCCCTTCAGGAGATCATGGAGGCCGAATCACGGGCTCATGACATGCCCGTTGAAAAATTACATCTTCATGAAACCGGTTCAGTCGATACAGTTCTGGACATTGTAGGAACTGCATATCTTCTCGAAAAGGCCGGACTGATGAGTAAGACTCGCTTTCTCTCTACCCCTGTTGCTGTTGGAAGCGGTACGATTCAGATCGAGCATGGTGAGATGGAAGTGCCTGTTCCTGCTGTTGCTGAGCTTCTTGTATCTCATGAAGTGCCATTCATCACTGGAGATGCAAAGACAGAGGTTCTTACTCCAACAGGTGCGGCAATCTTGGTCTCATTAGTAAATGAGTTTGTGGACTCGACTGATGGGTTCGATGTTATCCGCTCCGGTGTTGGTTACGGATCACGTGACTTGGGAGAGGTCCCAAATAGAATGAGAATTCTTGTTGGAACCCCACAGACCATTCCTCCTGTTTTTACCGCAGAGACCCCCACAGAATCTACGCCAATCAAGACCCAGACACCGCATACACAAGCTGCGCAACCACACTCACACCCCCCCTCAGAGGCTATCGTCATGCAGCAAGGTTGGGACACAGATAATGTGATTGTTATTGAGGCCAATGTGGACGATGTTGATGGTGAAGCCATCGGTACGATCTTTGATGCCCTGTTGAAAGAGGGCAATGCCTATGATGTCGTCATGATTCCGGCCTATGGTAAAAAGAATCGCCCATGTTATGTTGTCAAGGTCATTACAACCGAAGAAAATCTTACGAAAGTCGCCGAGATAATGGTCCGTCATCTAGGAACACTGGGTGTTCGGTATACCAATTGGAGCCGATTAAAAGCATCTCGTGAGGTCATAGTCTGCCGCTTGGAGGTGGACGATAAGGAATACATGGTGCGGGTCAAGATCTCGCGTGGACCAAATGGTGAAATCATCAATATCAAGCCGGAGGCCGATGACTTGGTTAAGGTTTCTGCTGAGACTGGTATCCCTGTTCGTGAGATCAAACCTCGTATTGCTCTCCAAGCCTATGCGGTCACGGAATGA
- a CDS encoding DUF3086 domain-containing protein, producing the protein MGRTVRTFREAIDIEAQRWSHFKRTLRPEEREILEQLFDSARSRGDAGTMMPTRTTEIVLVSAMIDLLRSLKDIESRLTRLENRMVGQTD; encoded by the coding sequence ATGGGCCGGACCGTCAGAACCTTTCGTGAAGCGATTGATATAGAGGCACAACGTTGGAGCCACTTCAAACGCACTCTACGCCCAGAGGAACGGGAGATACTAGAACAATTGTTCGATAGCGCACGATCGAGAGGAGATGCAGGAACTATGATGCCCACTCGTACCACAGAGATCGTTCTTGTGTCCGCGATGATAGACCTCCTTCGTTCACTAAAAGATATAGAGTCCCGACTGACTCGACTAGAAAATAGGATGGTGGGGCAGACAGACTGA